From the genome of Naumannella halotolerans, one region includes:
- a CDS encoding DUF998 domain-containing protein: MSTPPEAGTASADRAPVRFEIGRYLPACFGLLGLLFGVWSLWDQQLPLMTRGESIGLIAAVGSLIAAWVVYPFQRRRTNRSQLDWRRRSFFTRHGIDTVMLTVAHGVIAFLLCLGIFGLFQLGFVDLTLDPVAGALLIAVATYVAASMSHYSASIPTSVHFTNVLITLLVSGCIGAMLIAKDSSWWQRDFSQLGGLGNLGAFTLNATLVLSGLGVIVLGDYVAKELVNHRTQVRPGGIRLIRWLLAVAGVLMVLIGLIPVSLSRPIHVFFAMAMALTLMLMMALTPLVVLGFDRGFSWASGGAVGVVVAAIFLSRVVGYFSWTAVEVVSSTVIFAWVTVFVRRVADTEAASATEPASSTDPDPAAVRAEPAQHDRAIERDTGRAPTVGGHEPVSPEPAREHRVGTGD, translated from the coding sequence ATGAGCACTCCGCCCGAGGCCGGCACCGCGTCGGCAGACCGCGCACCGGTTCGGTTCGAGATCGGTCGGTACCTCCCCGCCTGCTTCGGCCTGCTCGGGCTGCTGTTCGGTGTCTGGAGCCTGTGGGACCAGCAACTTCCGCTGATGACCAGGGGCGAGTCGATCGGCCTGATCGCCGCGGTCGGGTCCTTGATCGCGGCCTGGGTGGTCTACCCGTTCCAGCGGCGCCGGACGAACCGCAGCCAGCTCGACTGGCGCCGGCGGTCCTTCTTCACCCGGCACGGGATCGACACCGTGATGCTCACCGTCGCCCACGGTGTGATCGCCTTCCTGCTCTGCCTGGGCATATTCGGGCTCTTCCAACTGGGTTTCGTCGACCTCACCCTGGACCCGGTGGCAGGTGCGCTGCTGATCGCCGTCGCCACCTACGTCGCCGCTTCGATGTCCCACTACTCGGCGAGCATCCCGACCTCGGTGCATTTCACGAATGTGCTGATCACCCTGCTGGTCTCAGGCTGCATCGGCGCGATGTTGATCGCCAAGGACTCCAGCTGGTGGCAGCGTGACTTCTCCCAGCTCGGCGGTCTGGGCAACCTCGGGGCATTCACCCTCAACGCCACCTTGGTGCTGTCCGGCCTCGGCGTGATCGTGCTCGGCGACTACGTGGCCAAGGAACTGGTCAACCACCGCACCCAGGTACGGCCGGGCGGCATCCGGTTGATCCGCTGGCTGCTCGCCGTGGCAGGTGTGCTGATGGTCCTGATCGGCCTCATTCCGGTCAGCCTGTCCCGCCCGATCCACGTCTTCTTCGCCATGGCCATGGCGCTCACGCTGATGTTGATGATGGCCCTGACCCCGCTGGTGGTGCTCGGTTTCGACCGCGGGTTCAGCTGGGCATCCGGTGGCGCGGTGGGCGTCGTGGTTGCCGCGATCTTCCTCAGCCGGGTGGTCGGCTACTTCAGCTGGACCGCGGTGGAGGTGGTTTCGTCGACCGTCATCTTCGCCTGGGTGACCGTGTTCGTCCGCCGGGTGGCCGATACGGAGGCAGCCTCTGCCACCGAACCCGCGTCGTCGACCGACCCGGATCCCGCCGCGGTACGGGCTGAGCCCGCCCAGCACGACCGGGCGATCGAGCGTGATACCGGCCGGGCACCGACGGTCGGCGGCCACGAACCGGTGAGCCCCGAGCCCGCCCGGGAGCACCGGGTCGGTACCGGCGACTGA
- a CDS encoding MDR family MFS transporter, which translates to MATEPAAEPRPSDPASGPDRADAAGPSTVPPGALLIIGLLIGAAFVVILNETVMANALHQLMADLGVDERAGQWLTTAFMLTMAVVIPLSGWVIQRFSTRSVFIAAMSLFSAGTLLALIAPVFGVLLLARVVQASGTAVMMPLLMTTILNLVPVHRRGSAMGMIGIVISLAPALGPTASGVILSVFGTWRAIFAVMLPIGLIALAMGWWKLVNVNQPSHNRLDVVTLPLAALGFGGLVYSLSQLGESGGGGLPLWLSLPIGVLGLLAFVARQYQLQRTTGTPLLDLRTFTHRRFALGVTVMVIGFGALMGIAILLPLHLQGPVGLSPLAAGLIVLPGGLLMGLSGPLVGSAFDKFGPRVLAIPGLLMLSGGLFTFSRTTLETPIGLYVGTYTVMTVGLSLLFTPMFTTALNDLPPHLYPHGSAWLGSMQQVGGAAGIALLVTISSTVAASAGDPNSVAAQSAGFETAMTVAACLALVALPLVVAMGRYVPAQQPDTPPIAH; encoded by the coding sequence ATGGCCACCGAACCTGCCGCCGAGCCGCGACCCTCCGATCCGGCATCTGGTCCAGACCGGGCCGATGCCGCCGGCCCCTCCACGGTTCCCCCCGGGGCGCTGCTGATCATCGGCCTGCTGATCGGTGCCGCCTTCGTGGTGATCCTGAACGAGACGGTGATGGCCAACGCGCTGCACCAGTTGATGGCCGATCTCGGCGTGGACGAACGCGCCGGCCAGTGGCTGACCACCGCCTTCATGTTGACGATGGCGGTGGTGATCCCGCTGTCCGGATGGGTGATCCAGCGCTTCAGCACCCGGAGCGTCTTCATCGCCGCGATGTCGTTGTTCAGCGCCGGCACCCTGCTTGCGCTGATCGCGCCGGTCTTCGGCGTGCTGTTGCTGGCCCGAGTGGTGCAGGCCAGCGGTACGGCGGTGATGATGCCGTTGCTGATGACCACCATCTTGAACCTGGTGCCGGTCCATCGTCGTGGCTCGGCGATGGGCATGATCGGCATCGTCATCTCCTTGGCCCCGGCACTCGGCCCGACCGCTTCCGGAGTGATCCTCAGCGTCTTCGGCACCTGGCGGGCGATCTTTGCCGTGATGCTGCCGATCGGTCTGATCGCCCTGGCGATGGGTTGGTGGAAGCTGGTCAACGTCAACCAGCCCTCACACAACCGGTTGGACGTGGTCACCCTGCCCCTGGCCGCACTGGGCTTCGGCGGCCTGGTCTACTCGCTGAGCCAGTTGGGCGAAAGTGGCGGCGGTGGGCTCCCGCTGTGGTTGAGCCTGCCGATCGGTGTGCTCGGTCTCCTCGCCTTCGTCGCCCGGCAGTACCAGTTGCAACGCACCACCGGCACTCCCCTGCTGGATCTTCGGACCTTCACCCATCGGCGATTCGCCCTGGGGGTCACGGTGATGGTGATCGGTTTCGGCGCACTGATGGGGATCGCGATCCTGTTGCCACTGCACCTGCAGGGCCCGGTCGGCCTGAGTCCCCTGGCGGCCGGCCTGATCGTGCTCCCCGGCGGTCTGCTGATGGGGCTCAGTGGTCCCTTGGTGGGTTCGGCCTTCGACAAATTCGGTCCGCGGGTGCTCGCGATCCCCGGCCTGTTGATGTTGAGCGGCGGCCTGTTCACCTTCAGCCGGACCACCCTGGAGACACCGATCGGTCTCTACGTGGGTACCTACACCGTGATGACGGTGGGCCTGTCGCTGCTGTTCACGCCGATGTTCACCACCGCCCTGAACGATCTGCCACCGCACCTCTATCCGCACGGCAGCGCCTGGCTCGGGTCCATGCAGCAGGTGGGCGGGGCAGCCGGGATCGCCTTGCTGGTGACCATCTCATCGACCGTCGCGGCCTCGGCCGGGGATCCGAATTCCGTGGCGGCCCAGTCGGCCGGATTCGAGACGGCGATGACGGTGGCGGCCTGTCTGGCACTGGTCGCGCTGCCATTGGTGGTGGCGATGGGACGGTACGTACCGGCGCAGCAACCCGACACCCCGCCGATCGCGCACTGA
- the rpsA gene encoding 30S ribosomal protein S1: MTSSLEASPQVAVDDLGSPEAFLEAIDKTIKYFNDGDIVSGTVVKVDRDEVLLDIGYKTEGVIPSKELSIKHDVDPFEVVSVGDEIEALVQQKEDKEGRLILSKKRAQYERAWGTIEKIKEEDGVVTGSVIEVVKGGLIVDIGLRGFLPASLVEMRRVRDLQPYVGQELEAKIIELDKNRNNVVLSRRAWLEQTQSEVRHTFLTQLQKGQIRKGVVSSIVNFGAFVDLGGVDGLVHVSELSWKHIDHPSEVVSVGDEVTVEVLSVEMDRERVSLSLKATQEDPWQAFARLHQLGQIVPGKVTKLVPFGAFVRVEEGIEGLVHVSELATRHVEIPEQVVAVNDEVLVKIIDIDLERRRISLSLKQANEDVDVNAEDFDPALYGMTASYDAEGNYLYPEGFDPETNEWKEGYEEQQRAWEAEYAEAQARWEAHKRQVEQAENAPETSATAAPSTGYSSGGDEEELESAPAGGSLASDEALQALRDKLTGA, translated from the coding sequence ATGACGTCCTCCCTTGAGGCATCCCCGCAGGTTGCTGTCGACGACCTCGGCTCGCCCGAAGCCTTTCTTGAGGCAATCGACAAGACCATCAAGTACTTCAACGATGGCGACATCGTTTCCGGCACGGTCGTCAAGGTCGACCGTGACGAAGTTCTGCTGGACATCGGTTACAAGACCGAAGGTGTGATCCCGTCCAAGGAATTGTCCATCAAGCACGATGTCGACCCCTTCGAGGTGGTCTCCGTCGGCGACGAGATCGAGGCCTTGGTCCAGCAGAAGGAGGACAAGGAAGGTCGCCTGATCCTGTCCAAGAAGCGCGCCCAGTACGAGCGCGCCTGGGGCACGATCGAGAAGATCAAGGAAGAGGACGGTGTCGTCACCGGCTCGGTGATCGAGGTCGTCAAGGGTGGTCTGATCGTCGACATCGGCCTGCGCGGCTTCCTGCCCGCCTCGCTGGTGGAGATGCGTCGCGTCCGTGACCTGCAGCCCTACGTCGGCCAGGAGCTCGAGGCGAAGATCATCGAGCTGGACAAGAACCGCAACAACGTGGTGCTGTCCCGTCGCGCGTGGCTGGAGCAGACCCAGTCCGAGGTCCGCCACACCTTCCTCACCCAGCTGCAGAAGGGGCAGATCCGCAAGGGTGTCGTCTCCTCCATCGTCAACTTCGGCGCCTTCGTCGATCTCGGCGGTGTCGATGGCCTGGTGCACGTCTCCGAGCTGTCCTGGAAGCACATCGACCACCCGTCCGAGGTCGTCTCGGTCGGCGACGAGGTCACCGTCGAGGTGCTCAGCGTCGAGATGGACCGCGAGCGCGTGTCGCTGTCGCTGAAGGCCACCCAGGAAGATCCGTGGCAGGCCTTCGCCCGCCTGCACCAGCTGGGACAGATCGTTCCCGGCAAGGTCACCAAGCTGGTGCCGTTCGGTGCGTTCGTCCGGGTCGAGGAGGGCATCGAGGGTCTGGTGCACGTCTCCGAGCTGGCCACCCGCCACGTCGAGATCCCCGAGCAGGTCGTCGCCGTCAACGACGAGGTCCTGGTCAAGATCATCGACATCGACCTCGAGCGTCGCCGGATCTCGCTGTCGTTGAAGCAGGCCAACGAGGACGTCGACGTCAACGCCGAGGACTTCGATCCGGCGCTGTACGGCATGACCGCGTCCTACGACGCCGAGGGCAACTACCTCTACCCCGAGGGCTTCGATCCGGAGACCAACGAGTGGAAGGAAGGCTACGAGGAGCAGCAGCGCGCCTGGGAGGCCGAGTACGCCGAGGCACAGGCTCGCTGGGAGGCGCACAAGCGTCAGGTCGAGCAGGCCGAGAACGCGCCGGAGACCAGCGCGACTGCCGCACCGTCCACCGGCTACAGCAGTGGTGGCGACGAGGAAGAGTTGGAGTCGGCCCCGGCCGGCGGTTCGCTCGCCTCGGACGAGGCTCTGCAGGCACTGCGGGACAAGCTGACCGGCGCCTGA
- the coaE gene encoding dephospho-CoA kinase has product MTTVGLTGGIASGKSAVADLLAERGAVIVDADRLAREVVEPGSAGLAAVVERFGPQVLAGDGSLDRKALGAIVFDDSSARGDLEQILHPRIRELSAARAAEAFATDPDAVVVQVIPLLVETGQADRFDLVLVVDVEPQVQLQRLRDRDGLDLQQARARIAAQATRGERLAAADVVIDNSGDRTDLCKQVDSVWERLRTPTCDL; this is encoded by the coding sequence ATGACAACGGTGGGACTGACCGGGGGGATCGCGTCGGGCAAGAGTGCGGTCGCCGACCTGCTGGCCGAACGGGGGGCCGTGATCGTCGATGCCGACCGACTCGCCCGGGAGGTGGTCGAACCGGGTTCGGCGGGGCTGGCGGCGGTGGTCGAACGGTTCGGCCCGCAGGTGCTCGCCGGGGACGGTTCGCTGGACCGCAAGGCACTGGGCGCGATCGTCTTCGACGATTCCTCGGCCAGGGGTGATCTGGAGCAGATCCTGCATCCACGGATCCGCGAGCTGTCCGCCGCCCGGGCGGCCGAGGCATTCGCCACCGATCCCGATGCCGTGGTGGTGCAGGTGATCCCACTGCTGGTGGAGACCGGCCAGGCGGACCGCTTCGACCTGGTGCTGGTGGTCGATGTCGAGCCGCAGGTGCAGTTGCAGCGCTTGCGGGATCGCGATGGCCTCGACCTGCAGCAGGCCCGGGCCCGGATCGCAGCGCAGGCCACGCGCGGCGAGCGGCTGGCCGCGGCGGATGTCGTGATCGACAACAGCGGCGACCGTACCGATCTTTGCAAGCAGGTCGACTCGGTCTGGGAGCGGCTGCGGACACCGACATGTGATCTGTGA
- a CDS encoding zinc-ribbon domain-containing protein, producing the protein MKEFAVECPRCHTQLPDVAHFCHRCGMDERSPDKDRRRAFAVKPDEPVASFAVVSSIMPRGAGEKPQTYRIAIMIALVVALLAACFGALPIAVLVAAFAIPIVYIVYLYDVNLWDDHPIQVTAMAFVLTMVLGIGFTLLWFNLLGGGESLHSMDILGQGGPTIGGFLLAAIAVPVIGEVLRQLGPVYLASRPRYDDLLDGVSFGVISGVAYSTADTLVRQWPLIVGGLTREIDPGLWMSLIFLEGFVKPLIIGTASGIACAEFSGLGKGYDGFTPRYFRGVAEAIAANILYQGGVYLFGFVDNPTMGVVLTILWGLLILAVLLLRIRAILHVALIEAALEDAQRDTGIVDGEDQTFCAQCEMPLLNRAAFCSACGAAVRTRHKEHHPKLPPPGPASSASFPGTAGSDFESAPTRTAERPASEDQGDRA; encoded by the coding sequence ATGAAGGAGTTCGCAGTGGAATGCCCGCGATGTCACACCCAACTACCTGATGTCGCTCACTTCTGCCATCGCTGTGGCATGGATGAGCGCAGCCCCGACAAGGACCGCCGGCGGGCGTTCGCGGTGAAACCCGACGAACCGGTGGCCTCGTTCGCCGTGGTGTCGAGCATCATGCCCCGGGGCGCGGGGGAGAAGCCCCAGACGTACCGGATCGCGATCATGATCGCCCTCGTGGTGGCCCTGTTGGCCGCCTGCTTCGGGGCACTGCCGATCGCGGTCCTGGTTGCCGCCTTCGCCATCCCGATCGTCTACATCGTCTATCTCTACGACGTGAACCTGTGGGACGACCATCCGATCCAGGTCACCGCGATGGCCTTCGTGTTGACGATGGTCCTCGGGATCGGCTTCACCCTGCTCTGGTTCAATCTGCTGGGTGGTGGGGAGAGCCTGCACAGCATGGACATCCTCGGCCAGGGCGGACCCACCATCGGTGGGTTCCTGCTGGCCGCGATCGCCGTCCCGGTGATCGGTGAGGTGCTGCGGCAGCTCGGACCGGTCTACCTGGCCAGCCGCCCTCGCTACGACGACCTGCTGGACGGGGTCAGTTTCGGCGTCATCTCCGGCGTCGCCTACTCCACCGCCGACACCCTGGTCCGGCAGTGGCCGCTGATCGTCGGCGGCCTGACCCGGGAGATCGATCCCGGACTGTGGATGTCATTGATCTTCCTCGAGGGGTTCGTGAAACCGCTGATCATCGGCACGGCCAGTGGCATCGCCTGCGCGGAGTTCTCCGGTCTGGGCAAGGGGTACGACGGCTTCACTCCCCGCTACTTCCGTGGGGTCGCGGAGGCGATCGCGGCGAACATCCTCTACCAGGGTGGGGTCTACCTCTTCGGGTTCGTGGACAACCCGACGATGGGTGTGGTGCTGACCATCCTCTGGGGGCTGCTGATCCTGGCGGTGTTGCTGTTGCGGATCCGCGCGATCCTGCACGTGGCGTTGATCGAGGCGGCGTTGGAGGATGCGCAGCGGGACACCGGCATCGTGGACGGTGAGGACCAGACCTTCTGTGCTCAGTGTGAGATGCCGCTGCTGAACCGGGCAGCCTTCTGCAGTGCCTGCGGCGCTGCGGTTCGTACCCGGCACAAGGAGCACCATCCGAAGTTGCCACCACCCGGACCGGCCAGCTCGGCGAGTTTCCCCGGTACGGCCGGTTCGGACTTCGAATCCGCCCCGACGAGGACCGCGGAACGGCCTGCGTCCGAGGACCAGGGGGACCGGGCATGA
- the uvrB gene encoding excinuclease ABC subunit UvrB, translating into MRSVKELQRQVAPLTVVSDFAPAGDQPEAIEELERRLNSGEQNVVLLGATGTGKTATVAWLAERLQRPMLVMQPNKTLAAQFANELRQFFPKNAVEYFVSYYDYYQPEAYVPQTDTYIEKDSSLNEEVERLRHSATNSLLNRRDVIVVATVSAIYGLGSAQEYLDRRVTLKVGETVDRDQLIRDLVDIQYSRNDVAGTRGTFRVRGDTLEIFPKYEEMAIRVELFGDEVERLLTMHPLTGEVLSEDTETYIMPATHYTAGPERMERAIKGIEAELEERLAELEGQQKLLEAQRLRMRTGYDIEMMRQIGTCSGIENYSRHIDGRAPGSPPNCLLDYFPEDYVLVIDESHVTVPQIGGMYEGDMSRKRTLVDHGFRLPSATDNRPLTFEEFAERMGQTVYLSATPGNYELARSDGFVQQIIRPTGLVDPEVIIKPTKGQIDDLMGEIRARAERNERSLVTTLTKKMAEDLTDYLLENGVRTRYLHSEVDTLRRVELLRELRMGEYDVLVGINLLREGLDLPEVSLVAILDADKEGFLRSDKSLIQTIGRAARNVAGQVHMYADKITPSMEAAIDETNRRRSIQVAYNTEHGIDPQPLRKKIADITDMLAREDADTAALMHEYGAQGKGRQRIKSPVPRDPAVASARDLNDLPATELADLVTELTDQMNVAAGELQFEVAARLRDEISDLKKHLRQLLEATK; encoded by the coding sequence ATGCGCTCGGTGAAGGAATTGCAGCGGCAGGTCGCGCCGCTGACGGTGGTCAGTGACTTCGCGCCGGCCGGTGACCAGCCGGAGGCGATCGAGGAACTGGAGCGACGGCTCAACTCCGGCGAACAGAACGTCGTGCTGCTGGGTGCGACCGGCACCGGCAAGACCGCCACGGTCGCCTGGCTGGCCGAACGGCTCCAACGACCGATGCTGGTGATGCAGCCGAACAAGACCTTGGCGGCGCAGTTCGCCAACGAGTTGCGTCAGTTCTTCCCGAAGAATGCAGTCGAATACTTCGTCTCCTACTACGACTACTACCAGCCCGAGGCCTACGTACCGCAGACCGACACCTACATCGAGAAGGACTCCTCGCTGAACGAGGAGGTCGAGCGGTTGCGGCACTCGGCGACGAACTCCCTGCTGAACCGCCGCGATGTGATCGTGGTGGCGACGGTCTCGGCGATCTACGGGCTGGGTTCGGCCCAGGAGTATCTCGATCGCCGGGTCACCCTGAAAGTCGGCGAGACCGTCGACCGGGACCAGCTGATCCGCGATCTGGTCGACATCCAGTACAGCCGCAACGACGTCGCCGGCACCCGTGGCACCTTCCGGGTACGCGGGGACACCCTGGAGATCTTCCCGAAGTACGAGGAGATGGCGATCCGGGTGGAGTTGTTCGGCGACGAGGTCGAGCGCTTGTTGACCATGCACCCGCTGACCGGTGAGGTGCTCAGCGAGGACACCGAGACCTACATCATGCCGGCCACGCACTACACCGCAGGTCCGGAGCGGATGGAGCGGGCGATCAAGGGGATCGAGGCCGAGCTGGAGGAGCGGTTGGCCGAGCTCGAGGGCCAGCAGAAGCTGCTGGAGGCGCAGCGGTTGCGGATGCGTACCGGTTACGACATCGAGATGATGCGTCAGATCGGCACCTGCTCGGGGATCGAGAACTACTCCCGGCACATCGACGGGCGCGCCCCGGGATCGCCGCCGAACTGTCTACTCGACTACTTCCCCGAGGACTACGTCCTGGTGATCGATGAGTCCCACGTGACGGTGCCGCAGATCGGCGGGATGTACGAGGGAGACATGTCCCGCAAGCGGACCTTGGTCGACCACGGTTTCCGACTGCCCAGCGCCACCGACAACCGACCGCTGACGTTCGAGGAGTTCGCCGAACGAATGGGGCAGACGGTCTACCTGTCAGCGACCCCCGGCAACTACGAGCTGGCGCGCAGTGACGGCTTCGTGCAGCAGATCATCCGGCCGACCGGGTTGGTCGATCCGGAGGTAATCATCAAGCCGACCAAGGGTCAGATCGACGACCTGATGGGTGAGATCCGGGCTCGGGCGGAACGCAACGAACGTTCCCTGGTCACCACCTTGACCAAGAAGATGGCCGAGGACCTGACCGACTATCTGCTGGAGAACGGCGTCCGCACCCGTTACCTGCACTCGGAGGTCGACACCCTGCGGCGGGTCGAGTTGCTCCGTGAGCTGCGGATGGGCGAGTACGACGTGCTGGTCGGCATCAACCTGTTGCGGGAGGGGCTGGACCTGCCGGAGGTGTCGCTGGTGGCGATCCTGGATGCCGACAAGGAGGGGTTCCTCCGCAGCGACAAGTCGTTGATCCAGACGATCGGTCGTGCGGCGCGCAATGTGGCCGGTCAGGTGCACATGTATGCGGACAAGATCACGCCGTCGATGGAGGCCGCGATCGACGAGACCAATCGTCGCCGGTCGATCCAGGTCGCCTACAACACTGAACACGGCATCGACCCGCAGCCACTGCGGAAGAAGATCGCCGACATCACCGACATGCTCGCCCGTGAGGATGCCGACACCGCTGCACTGATGCACGAGTACGGTGCCCAGGGCAAGGGCCGCCAACGGATCAAATCGCCCGTCCCGCGGGACCCGGCGGTTGCCTCGGCCCGTGACCTGAACGACCTGCCCGCCACCGAGTTGGCAGACCTGGTGACCGAGCTCACCGACCAGATGAACGTTGCCGCGGGAGAGTTGCAGTTCGAGGTCGCCGCGCGGCTGCGGGATGAGATCTCCGACCTGAAGAAGCATCTGCGGCAATTGCTGGAGGCGACCAAGTAA
- a CDS encoding TerC family protein — protein MDVSPLVWGLTLGITLTVLLVDLLIIGRRPHEPSMKEAGIFVSIYASLAVIFGLGVWWFSGPVFAGEFFAGWITEYSLSIDNLFIFIIIMGALNVPRHLQQFALMIGIVIALVLRGIFIALGAALINAFAGVFFLFGAILIYTAVRLVIDWSKHDEDNAENGVMRFARRVIPFTDDYRGTKLFIRENGRRVATPMLMVIIALGSTDLLFALDSIPAIYGLTQEPYLVFAANVFALMGLRQLYFLIGGLLKRLVYLSLGLSVILAFIGVKLFLHALHSTPVLTWFGMDPLSVPEIPTWLSLIVIIGVLIITAVASLLRSRGTAGEEVADTAASTGESPDDRAATSGPGSTIAEGSRRTSSPAAEEPGDRLQTPDRHDP, from the coding sequence GTGGACGTATCTCCACTTGTCTGGGGACTCACCCTCGGTATCACCCTGACCGTTCTGCTGGTCGACCTGTTGATCATCGGTCGTCGCCCGCACGAGCCGTCGATGAAGGAAGCCGGGATCTTCGTCTCGATCTATGCCTCGCTGGCGGTCATCTTCGGACTGGGGGTCTGGTGGTTCTCCGGTCCGGTCTTCGCCGGTGAGTTCTTCGCCGGCTGGATCACCGAGTACAGCCTGTCGATCGACAACCTGTTCATCTTCATCATCATCATGGGGGCGTTGAACGTTCCCCGGCACCTGCAGCAGTTCGCGCTGATGATCGGCATCGTGATCGCCCTCGTGCTGCGCGGTATCTTCATCGCGCTCGGGGCGGCGTTGATCAATGCCTTCGCCGGTGTCTTCTTCCTGTTCGGCGCGATCCTGATCTACACCGCGGTCCGCCTGGTGATCGACTGGTCCAAACATGACGAGGACAACGCCGAGAACGGGGTGATGCGGTTCGCCCGTCGGGTGATCCCGTTCACCGACGACTACCGCGGTACGAAGCTGTTCATCCGCGAGAACGGCCGTCGGGTCGCCACCCCGATGCTGATGGTGATCATCGCCCTCGGCAGCACCGACCTGCTGTTCGCCCTGGATTCCATTCCGGCGATCTACGGACTCACCCAGGAGCCGTACCTGGTCTTCGCCGCCAATGTGTTCGCGCTGATGGGCCTGCGCCAGTTGTACTTCCTGATCGGCGGTCTGCTGAAGCGGCTGGTCTACCTGTCCCTGGGGCTGTCGGTGATCCTGGCGTTCATCGGCGTGAAACTGTTCCTGCATGCGCTGCACTCCACACCGGTGCTGACCTGGTTCGGGATGGATCCGTTGAGCGTTCCCGAGATCCCGACCTGGTTGTCGCTGATCGTGATCATCGGCGTGTTGATCATCACCGCGGTGGCGAGTCTGCTGCGCTCGCGGGGAACCGCCGGCGAGGAGGTGGCTGACACCGCTGCGTCGACCGGCGAGAGCCCCGATGATCGGGCGGCGACCTCCGGCCCCGGCTCCACCATTGCCGAGGGCAGCCGCCGAACCAGCTCACCGGCAGCTGAGGAGCCCGGTGATCGGCTGCAGACCCCCGACCGCCACGACCCCTGA
- a CDS encoding sigma-70 family RNA polymerase sigma factor → MDHSTEFEAERTRLTNLATQILHDPAEAEDIVQTAWIRIDRTETPIDNLPAWLTTVTTRLCLDRLRARVPEASEPVEQPAAGGSPEDEAVLADSVGVALGVVLNRLSPTERVAFILHDTFAYPFDTIATVLDTSPAAARKLASRARAKVHQPVPEDRLAQWEIVDAFMAAARHGDLGRLLELLAPDAVVSADTAALQLGTPSRIEGRDEIAAFFNGAAQAALPVFVGPDAGAAWYDKGRARVLFDFTTVAGKVSGIVFRADPEVLSRMVRRRADSAAQ, encoded by the coding sequence GTGGACCACAGCACCGAGTTCGAAGCCGAACGCACGCGCCTGACCAATCTCGCGACGCAGATCCTGCATGACCCGGCCGAGGCCGAGGACATCGTGCAGACAGCTTGGATCCGAATCGACCGGACCGAGACCCCGATCGACAACCTGCCTGCCTGGCTGACCACGGTCACCACTCGGTTGTGCCTGGACCGGCTGCGGGCACGCGTACCGGAAGCGTCCGAGCCGGTCGAGCAACCGGCAGCCGGCGGCTCCCCGGAGGACGAGGCGGTGCTCGCCGACTCGGTCGGGGTCGCCCTCGGCGTGGTGCTGAATCGGTTGAGCCCGACCGAGCGGGTGGCATTCATCCTGCACGACACGTTCGCCTACCCCTTCGACACCATCGCCACGGTGCTGGACACCTCACCCGCCGCCGCCCGGAAGCTCGCCTCCCGGGCTCGGGCCAAGGTGCACCAACCCGTACCCGAGGACCGGTTGGCGCAGTGGGAGATCGTGGATGCGTTCATGGCAGCGGCCCGCCACGGCGACCTCGGCAGACTGCTCGAGCTGCTCGCACCCGATGCGGTGGTCAGCGCCGACACCGCGGCGCTGCAACTCGGTACGCCGAGCCGGATCGAGGGCCGCGACGAGATTGCCGCATTCTTCAATGGTGCCGCCCAGGCAGCGCTGCCGGTCTTCGTCGGACCGGATGCCGGTGCCGCGTGGTACGACAAGGGCCGTGCCCGGGTGCTCTTCGACTTCACGACCGTGGCCGGGAAGGTCAGCGGGATCGTCTTCCGGGCCGACCCGGAGGTGTTGTCCCGGATGGTCCGACGACGAGCGGACTCAGCAGCTCAGTGA
- a CDS encoding MBL fold metallo-hydrolase: MSDPKGHVEPGGPALVESIGPDLTLSKLSVGPMDNNAYLLSPTDGPVVLIDAAADPDRLRELIGDREVATIVTTHQHHDHIGALAELAVATGARLLAGTPDVEAIAEQTGVRPEGVWTGDTIGVGDSALQVIGIVGHTPGSITLAYEPGDDHPTQLFTGDSLFPGGPGKTSTPEDFRSLITELETRIFAVYPDSTVFRPGHGDDSTIGAERPQLEEWRARGW; the protein is encoded by the coding sequence ATGAGTGACCCCAAGGGACATGTGGAACCGGGCGGCCCGGCGCTGGTGGAGTCGATCGGCCCGGATCTCACCCTGTCCAAACTGTCGGTCGGGCCGATGGACAACAACGCCTACCTGCTCTCGCCCACCGACGGCCCCGTGGTACTGATCGACGCCGCAGCCGACCCTGATCGTCTGCGGGAACTGATCGGCGACCGGGAAGTGGCGACGATCGTCACGACCCATCAGCACCACGACCACATCGGCGCACTCGCCGAGCTCGCGGTGGCGACGGGTGCACGACTGCTTGCGGGTACCCCCGATGTGGAGGCGATCGCCGAGCAGACCGGTGTGCGTCCCGAGGGAGTCTGGACCGGGGACACGATCGGGGTGGGTGACTCCGCATTGCAGGTGATCGGGATCGTCGGACACACCCCGGGATCGATCACCCTTGCCTACGAACCGGGAGACGACCACCCCACCCAGCTGTTCACCGGCGACTCGCTGTTTCCCGGGGGCCCGGGCAAGACGTCCACACCCGAGGACTTCCGCTCCTTGATCACCGAACTGGAGACCAGGATCTTCGCCGTCTACCCCGACTCGACGGTCTTCCGCCCCGGCCACGGTGACGACAGCACCATCGGCGCCGAACGCCCACAACTCGAGGAATGGCGCGCCCGGGGGTGGTGA